One window of the Halictus rubicundus isolate RS-2024b chromosome 6, iyHalRubi1_principal, whole genome shotgun sequence genome contains the following:
- the LOC143354913 gene encoding regulator of microtubule dynamics protein 1 isoform X3, translating to MWAFAKRKDESEAVTTKEVLLGKADALFDQGNYKEIYDLLSHYRDSGDVEILWRLSRALYKMSETATEVEGKKMVYEAYDLITTALKIKEDHWAIHKWMSVILNSKSSFEGMKVQIRELYNVKNHMLRAIELNPKDATTIYMLGTWCYRVSDLAWYQRKIAAVIFGEPPTSSFEEALKYFLNAEEVDPNFYSHNLLMVGKSYLKLNQKDEALKYLKMAAEYPAKTDDDHLATQEAQKLLKTL from the exons ATGTGGGCTTTCGCTAAAAGGAAAGATGAAAGTGAAGCAGTTACTactaaagaagttttgttaggGAAGGCTGACGCCTTGTTCGATCAAGGAAATTATAAAGAAATCTATGATCTTCTATCACATTATAga GACAGCGGAGATGTTGAAATTTTATGGCGCTTGTCTAGAGCGTTATATAAAATGTCGGAGACAGCCACTGAAGTAGAAGGGAAAAAAATGGTTTACGAAGCATACGATTTAATAACTACTGCTTTAAAGATAAAGGAGGACCATTGGGCCATACACAAATGGATGTCCGTTATCCTTAATAGTAAAAGCTCTTTCGAAGGCATGAAAGTACAAATAAGGGAGCTATATAATGTAAAAAATCATATGCTG AGAGCTATAGAGCTTAATCCAAAGGATGCCACAACCATATACATGTTAGGCACATGGTGTTACCGAGTTTCTGATCTTGCATGGTACCAAAGAAAGATTGCAGCTGTAATATTTGGGGAACCGCCGACTTCATCTTTCGAAGAAGCTCTAAAATACTTCCTAAACGCAGAGGAAGTTGATCCCAACTTCTATAGCCACAACTTGCTAATGGTGGGAAAAAGTTATCTAAAATTGAACCAGAAGGACGAAGCGTTGAAGTATTTAAAAATGGCTGCTGAATATCCAGCTAAAACTGACGATGACCATCTTGCCACGCAGGAGGcacaaaaattgttgaaaacttTATGA
- the LOC143354913 gene encoding regulator of microtubule dynamics protein 1 isoform X2 gives MWMQKVLQFTKNSNILQRSLIHRSTQFSQKPINRRAFTTKLFTAPSLTLIGMWAFAKRKDESEAVTTKEVLLGKADALFDQGNYKEIYDLLSHYRDSGDVEILWRLSRALYKMSETATEVEGKKMVYEAYDLITTALKIKEDHWAIHKWMSVILNSKSSFEGMKVQIRELYNVKNHMLRAIELNPKDATTIYMLGTWCYRVSDLAWYQRKIAAVIFGEPPTSSFEEALKYFLNAEEVDPNFYSHNLLMVGKSYLKLNQKDEALKYLKMAAEYPAKTDDDHLATQEAQKLLKTL, from the exons ATGTGGATGCAGAAAGTATTGCAGTTCACAAAGAATTCGAACATATTACAAAGGTCACTCATCCATAGAAGTACTCAGTTCTCACAAAAG CCAATCAATCGTcgtgcatttacgacaaaattaTTTACTGCACCATCGCTCACTCTTATCGGAATGTGGGCTTTCGCTAAAAGGAAAGATGAAAGTGAAGCAGTTACTactaaagaagttttgttaggGAAGGCTGACGCCTTGTTCGATCAAGGAAATTATAAAGAAATCTATGATCTTCTATCACATTATAga GACAGCGGAGATGTTGAAATTTTATGGCGCTTGTCTAGAGCGTTATATAAAATGTCGGAGACAGCCACTGAAGTAGAAGGGAAAAAAATGGTTTACGAAGCATACGATTTAATAACTACTGCTTTAAAGATAAAGGAGGACCATTGGGCCATACACAAATGGATGTCCGTTATCCTTAATAGTAAAAGCTCTTTCGAAGGCATGAAAGTACAAATAAGGGAGCTATATAATGTAAAAAATCATATGCTG AGAGCTATAGAGCTTAATCCAAAGGATGCCACAACCATATACATGTTAGGCACATGGTGTTACCGAGTTTCTGATCTTGCATGGTACCAAAGAAAGATTGCAGCTGTAATATTTGGGGAACCGCCGACTTCATCTTTCGAAGAAGCTCTAAAATACTTCCTAAACGCAGAGGAAGTTGATCCCAACTTCTATAGCCACAACTTGCTAATGGTGGGAAAAAGTTATCTAAAATTGAACCAGAAGGACGAAGCGTTGAAGTATTTAAAAATGGCTGCTGAATATCCAGCTAAAACTGACGATGACCATCTTGCCACGCAGGAGGcacaaaaattgttgaaaacttTATGA
- the LOC143354724 gene encoding tetratricopeptide repeat protein 9C produces MVFKTWISADKKVTTNVIKPGYQYSKKATERANYSVFIENIQVANTAIEDLGEKYNSVILDGICDKSLYIGEANCEIDRQIERVIQMMNIGEKREVTLDIVEDVDQPLVIKFEVTLLDILWHEPIWVWTPQIKYSIALKYKETGVHLFKEHRIIDAFHKFSKACKILITLEPISDLELEKSLENDINNLRLVLYNNMAECHLNRKNYEHTISLCTKILSQENNNIKALYRRGVAYGNLKDVEKAVADLENAVSLEPNNRAVKEQLAIYNAQLQEANKKFEDMMKRMFKG; encoded by the coding sequence ATGGTGTTTAAAACGTGGATATCAGCGGATAAAAAAGTGACAACAAACGTGATAAAGCCTGGTTACCAGTATTCTAAGAAAGCAACGGAACGCGCGAATTACAGTGTTTTCATCGAAAACATACAGGTTGCCAATACAGCTATAGAGGATTTAGGAGAAAAATATAATTCGGTTATTTTAGATGGCATATGCGACAAATCGCTATATATTGGCGAAGCAAATTGCGAAATAGATCGTCAAATCGAACGAGTGATTCAAATGATGAACATCGGCGAGAAAAGAGAAGTTACTCTAGACATAGTTGAAGATGTTGATCAGCCTTTAGTTATAAAGTTTGAAGTAACATTACTTGACATTCTATGGCATGAGCCCATTTGGGTATGGACTCCACAAATAAAGTACTCAATAGCATTAAAATACAAAGAAACTGGTGTACATTTATTTAAAGAACATAGGATAATAGATGCATTCCACAAATTTAGCAAAGCTTGCAAAATACTCATAACACTGGAGCCAATATCTGATTTAGAACTGGAAAAATCATTGGAAAACGACATTAATAATCTAAGATTAGTATTGTACAATAATATGGCCGAATGTCACTTAAATCGGAAAAATTACGAACACACAATTTCCTTATGTACTAAAATTCTGAGCCAagaaaataacaatattaaggCTTTGTATAGAAGAGGAGTAGCGTACGGAAATTTAAAAGATGTGGAAAAGGCTGTTGCTGACTTAGAAAATGCAGTTTCATTGGAGCCAAACAACCGTGCTGTAAAAGAACAATTGGCCATTTATAATGCCCAATTGCAAGAGGCAAATAAAAAGTTTGAAGATATGATGAAAAGAATGTTTAAAGGCTAA
- the LOC143354913 gene encoding regulator of microtubule dynamics protein 1 isoform X1, which produces MWMQKVLQFTKNSNILQSFTATTFYSIFNTYLHYFHHQPINRRAFTTKLFTAPSLTLIGMWAFAKRKDESEAVTTKEVLLGKADALFDQGNYKEIYDLLSHYRDSGDVEILWRLSRALYKMSETATEVEGKKMVYEAYDLITTALKIKEDHWAIHKWMSVILNSKSSFEGMKVQIRELYNVKNHMLRAIELNPKDATTIYMLGTWCYRVSDLAWYQRKIAAVIFGEPPTSSFEEALKYFLNAEEVDPNFYSHNLLMVGKSYLKLNQKDEALKYLKMAAEYPAKTDDDHLATQEAQKLLKTL; this is translated from the exons ATGTGGATGCAGAAAGTATTGCAGTTCACAAAGAATTCGAACATATTACAAAG TTTTACAGCCACAactttttattctattttcaatacatatttacattattttcatcaCCAGCCAATCAATCGTcgtgcatttacgacaaaattaTTTACTGCACCATCGCTCACTCTTATCGGAATGTGGGCTTTCGCTAAAAGGAAAGATGAAAGTGAAGCAGTTACTactaaagaagttttgttaggGAAGGCTGACGCCTTGTTCGATCAAGGAAATTATAAAGAAATCTATGATCTTCTATCACATTATAga GACAGCGGAGATGTTGAAATTTTATGGCGCTTGTCTAGAGCGTTATATAAAATGTCGGAGACAGCCACTGAAGTAGAAGGGAAAAAAATGGTTTACGAAGCATACGATTTAATAACTACTGCTTTAAAGATAAAGGAGGACCATTGGGCCATACACAAATGGATGTCCGTTATCCTTAATAGTAAAAGCTCTTTCGAAGGCATGAAAGTACAAATAAGGGAGCTATATAATGTAAAAAATCATATGCTG AGAGCTATAGAGCTTAATCCAAAGGATGCCACAACCATATACATGTTAGGCACATGGTGTTACCGAGTTTCTGATCTTGCATGGTACCAAAGAAAGATTGCAGCTGTAATATTTGGGGAACCGCCGACTTCATCTTTCGAAGAAGCTCTAAAATACTTCCTAAACGCAGAGGAAGTTGATCCCAACTTCTATAGCCACAACTTGCTAATGGTGGGAAAAAGTTATCTAAAATTGAACCAGAAGGACGAAGCGTTGAAGTATTTAAAAATGGCTGCTGAATATCCAGCTAAAACTGACGATGACCATCTTGCCACGCAGGAGGcacaaaaattgttgaaaacttTATGA
- the LOC143354723 gene encoding retinol dehydrogenase 13 isoform X1, whose translation MRITIPKVFYQYSAGITFVGAAYLLRDYISGPDYEIEESLKDKVVIVTGSNTGIGKEIVRNLAKREAKVIMACRDMNKCEETRTEIVLQSKNKYVYCRKCDLASQESIRNFVDIFKKEHSKLDILINNAGVMRCPKSYTQDGIEMQLGVNHMGHFLLTNLLLDVLKKSAPARIINISSAAHARGKIKLKDLNSEEKYNPAEAYSQSKLANVLFTRELADRLKGTGVTVNAVHPGVVNTDIVRHMSFNQNYLSRIFVKTLLWLFVKSPMKGAQSVLYAALDPSLKDVTGVYISNSKIVDVSEEAKNDEIAKWLWVVSEKWTKLNIV comes from the exons atGCGCATCACGATTCCAAAAGTTTTTTATCAATATTCAGCGGGTATAACTTTTGTTGGTGCGGCTTACTTACTCCG GGACTACATCAGTGGACCAGACTATGAGATAGAAGAAAGCCTAAAAGACAAAGTAGTTATAGTAACAGGATCAAATACTGGTATTGGTAAAGAAATAGTTCGTAATTTAGCGAAACGTGAAGCTAAAGTCATTATGGCATGTAGAGACATGAACAAATGTGAAGAG ACACGCACTGAAATAGTATTACAAAGCAAGAATAAATATGTTTACTGTAGAAAGTGTGACTTAGCATCTCAGGAGAGTATCAGAAATTTTGTGGACATATTCAAGAAAG AACACTCAAAACTCGACATTCTTATAAACAATGCAGGAGTAATGAGATGTCCAAAGAGTTACACCCAAGATGGAATTGAAATGCAACTTGGTGTAAATCATATGGGACACTTTTTATTAACAAATTTGTTGCTAGATGTTCTGAAGAAGTCTGCACCAGCAAGAATCATAAATATTTCCAGTGCAGCTCATGCACGTgggaaaattaaattgaaagacCTGAACAGTGAGGAAAAGTATAATCCTGCTGAAGCCTATTCTCAAAGTAAATTGGCCAATGTTTTGTTCACACGAGAATTAGCAGATAGATTGAAAG GAACTGGTGTTACAGTGAATGCGGTTCATCCAGGTGTAGTAAACACAGATATAGTCAGACACATGTCCTTTAATCAAAACTATTTGTCCCGGATTTTTGTGAAAACATTATTGTGGCTATTTGTCAAGTCACCGATGAAAGGAGCACAATCTGTTTTGTACGCAGCACTGGATCCATCTTTGAAGGATGTAACAGGAGTTTACATTAG CAATTCGAAAATCGTAGATGTCTCTGAAGAAGCTAAAAATGATGAGATTGCTAAGTGGTTGTGGGTAGTTAGTGAAAAGTGGACTAAATTAAATATTGTATag
- the LOC143354723 gene encoding retinol dehydrogenase 13 isoform X2, giving the protein MACRDMNKCEETRTEIVLQSKNKYVYCRKCDLASQESIRNFVDIFKKEHSKLDILINNAGVMRCPKSYTQDGIEMQLGVNHMGHFLLTNLLLDVLKKSAPARIINISSAAHARGKIKLKDLNSEEKYNPAEAYSQSKLANVLFTRELADRLKGTGVTVNAVHPGVVNTDIVRHMSFNQNYLSRIFVKTLLWLFVKSPMKGAQSVLYAALDPSLKDVTGVYISNSKIVDVSEEAKNDEIAKWLWVVSEKWTKLNIV; this is encoded by the exons ATGGCATGTAGAGACATGAACAAATGTGAAGAG ACACGCACTGAAATAGTATTACAAAGCAAGAATAAATATGTTTACTGTAGAAAGTGTGACTTAGCATCTCAGGAGAGTATCAGAAATTTTGTGGACATATTCAAGAAAG AACACTCAAAACTCGACATTCTTATAAACAATGCAGGAGTAATGAGATGTCCAAAGAGTTACACCCAAGATGGAATTGAAATGCAACTTGGTGTAAATCATATGGGACACTTTTTATTAACAAATTTGTTGCTAGATGTTCTGAAGAAGTCTGCACCAGCAAGAATCATAAATATTTCCAGTGCAGCTCATGCACGTgggaaaattaaattgaaagacCTGAACAGTGAGGAAAAGTATAATCCTGCTGAAGCCTATTCTCAAAGTAAATTGGCCAATGTTTTGTTCACACGAGAATTAGCAGATAGATTGAAAG GAACTGGTGTTACAGTGAATGCGGTTCATCCAGGTGTAGTAAACACAGATATAGTCAGACACATGTCCTTTAATCAAAACTATTTGTCCCGGATTTTTGTGAAAACATTATTGTGGCTATTTGTCAAGTCACCGATGAAAGGAGCACAATCTGTTTTGTACGCAGCACTGGATCCATCTTTGAAGGATGTAACAGGAGTTTACATTAG CAATTCGAAAATCGTAGATGTCTCTGAAGAAGCTAAAAATGATGAGATTGCTAAGTGGTTGTGGGTAGTTAGTGAAAAGTGGACTAAATTAAATATTGTATag